CACCGCGATGGGCGTCCCGGTCGAGGTCGCGCGCGGGGCGTTGCGTCTCACCCTGGGGCACACGACGACGGAGGAGGACGTCGCGCGGATCGTCGAGGTCCTGCCCGGGGTCGTGGAGCGTGCGCGGGCCGCGGGGATGGCCTACTGAGGGGTTGCCGGGCCGGGCCTGTCCGGCCCGGGGTGTACGGTGTGACGACGAGATGAACGACGTGGCCACGGGCCCGGACGGTCGTGGCCACCGGTGCGGAAGGGGAGATCATGAGGGTCGTCGCCGCCATGAGCGGCGGGGTGGATTCGGCGGTCGCCGCCGCCCGCGCCGTCGCGGCCGGGCACGAGGTCGTCGGGGTGCACCTCGCCCTGTCCCGGAGTCCCGAGGCCGTGCGGGCCGGGTCCCGGGGGTGCTGTTCGCTGGAGGACTCCGCCGACGCGCGGCGGGTCGCCGACCTGCTCGGTATCCCGTTCTACGTGTGGGACTTCTCCGACCGCTTCGCCGCGGACGTCATCGACGACTTCGTGGAGTCCTACGGCATCGGGGAGACGCCGAACCCGTGCCTGCGGTGCAACGAGAAGATCAAGTTCGAGGCGCTGCTCGACCGCGCGGTCGCCCTGGGGTTCGACGCCGTCGCCACGGGCCACTACGCGCGGCTCGACGGCGGGGTCCTGCGCCGGGGGGTCGACGCGGCCAAGGACCAGTCCTACGTGCTGGGCGTGCTCGACGACGCCCAGCTGCGCCACTGCCTCTTCCCGGTCGGTGACACCGTCAAGCCGGACATCCGCGCGGAGGCCGGGGCGTTGGGCATGGGTGTGGCGACGAAACCCGACAGCCACGACATCTGTTTCATCCCCGACGGGGACACGCGCGCGTTCCTCGGCCGGCACATCGGGGTGCGCCCGGGGGCGGTGCAGGACACGACCGGGGAGCACCTCGGCGACCACGACGGGGTCCACGGGTTCACGATCGGCCAGCGCAAGGGCCTCGGACTGCCCGGGCCGGCCCCGGACGGCCGACCGCGCTACGTGACGGACATCGACGCGACGACGGGGACGGTGACCGTCGGGACCCGGGAGGACCTCCGGACCGGGAGCATCACCGCGGACCGCCTCAAGCGGCTCGACCCGGAGGTGCACGGCCGCCGGTTCCGCTGCGAGGTGCAGGTGCGTGCCCACGGCGGTGTCGTCCCCGCCGTCGCCCGGATCGTCGACGACACCGGCCCCGTGACCCCCGCCGGCCGGCGGAAGCGGGACGGGGAGGCGCCGTACCGACTCGAGCTCGACCTGCTGGAGCCGCTGGAGGGGGTCGCCCGGGGGCAGGCGGCCGTCGTGTACCGGCCGGACGACGACGGCGACGTGCTGCTCGGGTCCGGGACGATCAGCGCCACCGGGCCGTGGGCCGGGGAGCCCACCGGCGCCGACGCGGACGCCGGTGCCACCGGTGCCGCCGGGGCGGCGGTCCGGTGAGGCTCGGCTGGTGGGAGGACTCCCCGACGACGCACCGGTCGCTGCGGGAGGCGATGACCTCCGCGCTCACCCGGACCGTCGACGTCGACGAGGACACCGGTGTCCCGCCGGTCCTCAGCCTGCCGCGGCTCGCCGACGGTGTCGTCGAACACGGGATGACGGCGCTCGGGGCGGCGATGGGCCAGATCCCGCTGCACCCCACCCCGCGCGGGTGGGAGCTCGACGCCCACGCCTCCCTGCGGTTCCGCCGCGCGCGGGGGCACGTGCGTGAGCTGCTGGACCTCACGGGGGAGATGCTCGGCGAGGGCCGGCTCGGTGAGGGCGGCCGCGTGATGGTGCACGTCCCCGGGCCGTGGACGGTCGGGGCGCAGGTCGAGTACCGGGGGCGGCCGGTCGTCGCCGACCGGCCGGCGTTCCGGGACACCGCGCTGACGCTCGCCGCGGGCGTGGCGGACGCCCGGCGGACGGTCGCCGGGCTCGTCGGCCCGGGGTGCGGGGTGGTCGTCGCCGTCCATGAACCGGCGCTACCCGGCGTCGTCGCCGGGCTCCCGGGGCCGACGCGGTGGGACGGGGTGGACCCGGTGGACCGCGGTGTCGTCGCCGCGGTGCTGCGCCGTTTCCTCGGGACTGTCGGCAGCGGCGACGCCGGGGAGGTCACGACCGTCCTCGACCCGGGCGCCGTCGACCCGGCGGTCCTCACCACGCTCGGCGAGGCCGGGGCGGGCCGGCTCGTCGTCCCGGAGGCGACGGTCGCGACGACCGCCGGCGCGGACGCCGTCGGCGCCCTCATCGGGGACGGTCAGGGCATCGGGTGGGCGGTCGACCCCGCCGGGCGGGCGGTCGCCGACGCCGACGACGTCGCCCGGGCGCTCATCCGCCAGTGGGACCGCTGGACGTTCGCCCCCGGGGACCTGACGTCGACCGTCGACCTCGTCGTCGCCGGTCCGCGGGGGAGCGCCCGGGGCGTCGGGGACGGCCGCGCCGTCGCCGGCCGGACGCCCGCGGAGGCCGCCGAGGCCGCGGCGCTCGTGCGGACCGCCGCCGCCCTGCTCCACCGGAACTGAGCCCCCGCCCGGCCGGTCACGCTCCGGGGATCCCCGCCCGCCGGCCCCCGCCCGGCCGGTCACGCTCCCGGCCG
The sequence above is drawn from the Corynebacterium bovis DSM 20582 = CIP 54.80 genome and encodes:
- the mnmA gene encoding tRNA 2-thiouridine(34) synthase MnmA; amino-acid sequence: MRVVAAMSGGVDSAVAAARAVAAGHEVVGVHLALSRSPEAVRAGSRGCCSLEDSADARRVADLLGIPFYVWDFSDRFAADVIDDFVESYGIGETPNPCLRCNEKIKFEALLDRAVALGFDAVATGHYARLDGGVLRRGVDAAKDQSYVLGVLDDAQLRHCLFPVGDTVKPDIRAEAGALGMGVATKPDSHDICFIPDGDTRAFLGRHIGVRPGAVQDTTGEHLGDHDGVHGFTIGQRKGLGLPGPAPDGRPRYVTDIDATTGTVTVGTREDLRTGSITADRLKRLDPEVHGRRFRCEVQVRAHGGVVPAVARIVDDTGPVTPAGRRKRDGEAPYRLELDLLEPLEGVARGQAAVVYRPDDDGDVLLGSGTISATGPWAGEPTGADADAGATGAAGAAVR